The Glycine soja cultivar W05 chromosome 19, ASM419377v2, whole genome shotgun sequence genomic sequence agatcaaatatgctctctaaaaaaaataaaaaaaaaaactgcttaCCTATTTCATCCTTATATCACAGTGGCAAATGTGCTATACTTGGAGTCACCGGCTGGTGTTGGATTCTCTTACTCAAGCAATAAATCTTTCTATGCCTCAGTGACAGATGAAATTACAGGTTCTTTTTCACTTCATTTTATGTAGAATGGCATTTAATTAGAAAGGGAAGAATCATAGTTTCCATACATGCTTGAGATTTTATTAAGTCTTTTAAGACATTTTCTCAAGAAGCTGATTATGATCTTGGTTTTGTACAGCTAGGGATAATCTTGTTTTCCTACAGCGTTGGTTCACTAAATTCCCTGAGTACTCAAACAACGACTTCTTCATTACAGGGGAGAGCTATGGAGGTAAGAATCAGATATAAATGAACTATATATGATATATTCACTTTGAAACTGTAATAAAATAATGCACATCTCACACTTGTTTGTAGGTCACTATGTTCCACAGCTTTCACAACTTATTGTTCAAACCAAGACCAACTTCAATCTCAAGGGGATAGCAGTGAGTAGAGAAGGGAAAATCTgaacaatttaaatataaaaaaaccatttgatttgtttgaaaaatataacaGGATCATATATATGTGACAATTGCAGATAGGGAATCCTCTTCTTGAGTTTAATACTGATTTCAACTCCAGATCTGAGTACTTTTGGTCTCACGGACTGATATCAGATTCAACATACGAAGTCTTAACTAGAGTCTGCAACTTTTCCTCAATTAGGAGACAAATCCAAAATGGGAATCTTAGAGGCGTTTGTGTAAAAGCAAATAAGCTATTGAATACTGAGATTAGCAACTTTATAGATAAATATGATGTCACTCTCGATGTTTGTTTGTCATCAGTTAATCAACAGGCTTATGTGCTGAATCAACTGGTGAGTTTCAACTACTTTCTGCATAGGCTTGTTAATTCTCACTCTCGATATTATTCTCACATTTCTTTTGCTTAATTGATTTCATCTCTGGTTCAGCAAGAGACACAGAAGATAGATGTTTGTATTGGTGATAAAACAACCACATACTTGAACAGAAAACAAGTCCAAAAAGCTCTGCATGCTAATCTTGTTGGAGTCACCAAATGGTCGACTTGCAGCTCGTAAGTTTTGTTGCTTCAAAGTTAACACATTCTTGAGTCTTTTGGAGACAAAGATGTTCATGTTCACAAAATTAGGAAAAGTAATTAAGGtgtgagatttttattatatatctattAGACTCCATTATTTTGTTACTTAAAAGACTAAAACATTTCCATTATATATCTTTTCTTCAGTTTTCCTAAATATGGTAAATAATTTGCATGATCATTAAGCAACACATGAAAGTTGATtttgacaaaatatataaaactaatatatatgtatattccaTCTTATTTTGGGGTCCTTTGCCCACCAATCTTCAATCTAATTTCCCTGCTCTGCATTCTCATTTCTCAAGCACAATTGGTCGCCTTTTATTTCTGAGACTTACATCTCCTGCTAATGATATCTTCCTTATGTGACAGAGTTCTGCATTATGACTATCAGAATCTAGAAATACCAACAATTCCTATTCTAGGGTCACTTGTTAAGTCTGGCATCAAGGTTCTAGTATACAGGTAATTGAATTTGTTAAATCACTGACATTTTGCTAACTCCATACATCAGTGAAGAGCACTTTTGAAGCAAGCAAAATCATTTCTCTATGCAGTGGAGATCAAGATTCAGTGATTCCATTAATAGGTTCGCGATCTCTAGTGAATGGATTAGCCAAGGAAATTGGACTTGATACAACAGTGGCCTATAGAGCCTGGTTTGAGGGAAAACAGGTTAATGTTAATACTTGGAATGCAATATATCTTCGAAAAATTCAATGCCTCTATGCACTGCCATTTAACTCAACTTTgatttgttatataaaatttcaGGTGGCAGGATGGACAAAGGTATATGGGAACATCTTATCATATGCCACTATAAGAGGTGCATCTCATGAAGCTCCCTTTTCTCAACCACAGAGATCACTGCTGCTACTTAAAGCATTTCTGGAAGGAAAGCCACTACCtggtgttgcataaaatatGAACAGATTTAATTAACACCAGGCGTTGTTATTTGCCGCAATAAGTAGAAATGCTTTCAAAATCCACACAGAAACTGATTATTGCTATTGGATCATCTTATGATTGTTATGTTCTGCTCTCTACAATTCTATGCTTTACTTTCTTTCTGAACAATGTGCTGAAGGTTCACAGGATGAAGTACAAGGActgaaatttacaataaccaAAACATACTAAATCTAACCGATTGTACCCGTGTTTGCTGAAAGTAGGCCgtgaaaaaaaatccaaaaatttaaaacaatttaaacagGATTTAATGGTCATGCACCATCAATGCGGCAGCTTTTACACTGAAGATCAATTGGAAATCAGTGTTTGTATGACTTAAGGTAATGATTGTAaatgtcaaaaaaatttatcataccTTATTTAATAGTCCAAACTTAATTTAACTTTTACTAACCCTATGGTGTCACAAAAGACATACTTTAGCCATGCTtgttttagaaacaaaatgaaatcTACAAATCATTTCAAGCATAAAGTTTTGAACCAGTGGACAATGAAAAATCCATATGAATATGTTTTCTAATCTTTGCTCGTtctatctttcttcttcttattctttttatgAATATTTGCTCTTTCTAAAGTTTACCATCTTGTTTGCACCAAAGTATCTGTTGAAGGCCTTGAATGTGTGTGTAGACAAGTTTATGTGTATGACTTGTTTAGGTTTGTCACAAGTTTCATTTATTGTATGGGATATTAGAAGGCAATAGTCTACTCGAAAACAACTTAAGTAGATCTCAGTCATGCAGTTTAtaacaattttgaaaatctcAACCTTTTTCTTGGGTGactttaaaacaaaatcatttgatattgttctatatttttattagacaaaAATATGGACCATGGGTTCGCTTACTTAATTGCAACCTGTAATGGATGGACTATTCTAACAAATTGTCATTGTATAACTGAAGGGGTTGCTATTGGCCACAACAACATTGTTATTAGCTTCACCcgcatttttaaatattcaaaaccaTTCATTCCTACATTGTGCAATGGGATCGTACTTTCTTTGTACAAGTGgggtgaaaaaagaaaataacacagCATAAGTATGATTTTATTGCATATTGTACACCAGAATCGTACTACTGTGAGAAGGAGAAGCGCCACAGTGGTGTTTGGACATGGTGGTAGTGAGGACGCGCGGCGGAGAGGACGGAGGTGCAAGGGTGGTTTTGCGGTAGTCGCGGGGCTGGAGCCGAGAGTGGCGTTGGGGTCAGATCGGGCCGGGGTGGGGTGTGCGCGTTGAGGAGGTCCCACGTGGATCTGGCCGGAGTGGGGCTGTGCGCCGTGGTTCTGGTATTTGGTGAGTGGTGGTGGTGCGCGTCGTGGAGGAGACGGGGTATGACGGTCGCGCGATGCGGAGGTTGTCGGCGGTGATGATGGCTGCGCGAGTTCAGATCATGGGTTAGGTgagaagaaggtgaaggaaggaGGAAAGGATAAAAagatctttttcctttttattgttGGGCTAATAGCAATAATGTGGTTGGGACCATTATCAACTTGCTAACTAATAAGCGTAAACAAACTCAATCAAAAAATGTATTACCCCACATGCACAAACTCACATATACTATCTCTATCATACAAAATGAATAATTTGAGGACcagttttacaatttttttagcataattttggttaaattaaaTTGCAGATTCCTaacttatttgataatttttactttaagtttgtgaaccatttttttcaattaaatcctTGAAgttgcatttattttttaattagttccaCGTTTTGATCTAACTAAAAATGATCAAATAGTTATGagaattttagattttttgttGGTCTAGATAACATGAAACAATCTTGTTTGAATCAAGCACGATCATTATGAGTCAcaaaattttttctttaagtaTTTAATGCAATTACATATTTAGGA encodes the following:
- the LOC114400093 gene encoding serine carboxypeptidase-like 45; amino-acid sequence: MTMLPRSFTMIATIIIIVLAQTLVGVISLPEADKISNLPGQPQVEFQQYSGYVTVDDQHQRALFYYFVEAEEDPASKPLVLWLNGGPGCSSIGVGAFAEHGPFRPSDNNVLQQNDYSWNKVANVLYLESPAGVGFSYSSNKSFYASVTDEITARDNLVFLQRWFTKFPEYSNNDFFITGESYGGHYVPQLSQLIVQTKTNFNLKGIAIGNPLLEFNTDFNSRSEYFWSHGLISDSTYEVLTRVCNFSSIRRQIQNGNLRGVCVKANKLLNTEISNFIDKYDVTLDVCLSSVNQQAYVLNQLQETQKIDVCIGDKTTTYLNRKQVQKALHANLVGVTKWSTCSSVLHYDYQNLEIPTIPILGSLVKSGIKVLVYSGDQDSVIPLIGSRSLVNGLAKEIGLDTTVAYRAWFEGKQVAGWTKVYGNILSYATIRGASHEAPFSQPQRSLLLLKAFLEGKPLPGVA